A stretch of Dermochelys coriacea isolate rDerCor1 chromosome 6, rDerCor1.pri.v4, whole genome shotgun sequence DNA encodes these proteins:
- the PPP1R14D gene encoding protein phosphatase 1 regulatory subunit 14D isoform X1 has product MASKSRDLPRVTFQVPEKPGEESSHKKLGKLTVKYNRKDLQRWLDLEEWIDTQLQELYQYQLQEEADAGTTPEPEIDIEDLLEVSNEEQKSKLQEILHECSRPTEVSEASSVSIQSQSHTVLWQFGLVPPD; this is encoded by the exons ATGGCCAGTAAGTCCAGAGATTTGCCTCGAGTAACCTTCCAGGTTCCAGAGAAGCCTGGGGAGGAATCATCCCACAAGAAACTGGGCAAGCTAACGGTTAAGTACAACCGCAAAGACCTTCAACGCTGGCTAGACCTGGAGGAATGGATTGATACCCAGTTGCAGGAGCTGTACCAATACCAG CTGCAGGAGGAAGCAGACGCAGGAACCACCCCTGAACCAGAAATTGACATTGAAGATCTTCTAGAGGTCTCCAACGAGGAACAGAAATCAAAACTACAG GAAATTCTTCATGAGTGTTCTAGACCTACAGAGGTGAGTGAAGCATCGTCAGTGAGCATTCAGTCTCAGTCTCATACTGTTCTGTGGCAATTTGGCTTGGTTCCACCTGATTAA
- the PPP1R14D gene encoding protein phosphatase 1 regulatory subunit 14D isoform X2 has translation MASKSRDLPRVTFQVPEKPGEESSHKKLGKLTVKYNRKDLQRWLDLEEWIDTQLQELYQYQLQEEADAGTTPEPEIDIEDLLEVSNEEQKSKLQEILHECSRPTEDFITELLSRLQGLRKIPQRK, from the exons ATGGCCAGTAAGTCCAGAGATTTGCCTCGAGTAACCTTCCAGGTTCCAGAGAAGCCTGGGGAGGAATCATCCCACAAGAAACTGGGCAAGCTAACGGTTAAGTACAACCGCAAAGACCTTCAACGCTGGCTAGACCTGGAGGAATGGATTGATACCCAGTTGCAGGAGCTGTACCAATACCAG CTGCAGGAGGAAGCAGACGCAGGAACCACCCCTGAACCAGAAATTGACATTGAAGATCTTCTAGAGGTCTCCAACGAGGAACAGAAATCAAAACTACAG GAAATTCTTCATGAGTGTTCTAGACCTACAGAG GACTTCATTACGGAACTGCTCAGTCGACTGCAAGGTCTCAGAAAAATCCCTCAAAGGAAATGA